The nucleotide sequence GCGCCGCCCGTCCAGATTGAGGTCGCGGGCCGTGTAATACGGATTCCGATTGAATCTGGTAGTTTCAGATTCAATCCGACTTGCAAAGCTGCGCAGCAGAGCGGATGCGAGTAGGAAAAAATACGGATTCTGCAATATGGATGCACAGGCGGCGCTTTCCCGACTGTGCAGGAATTAAGCGGAATCCGTATAAATCGTTTTGGGGGCGTAGTAATTGGCCCAGTTGCCCATGTCGGTCGGCTCCAGCAGCCACACCTGCTCGCGCTCGCCGGGCCGGGTCAGGACCAGCAGGAAGTGGAGACCTTCCGTCTGCCCCACCGAAAATACGTCCAGCCGTTCGGGGGTCCGGGTGCGAAAAGGCGCACTGAACGACAGCCACGCCGCGCCGCCGTCCAGCCCGCCGCCCCGCCATTGCAAGGCCGGAACCGCCGCCGGGCGGGCCTGAATCCGGGTTGCCAGCGCGTCCAGGATGCGCTGCTGCGCTGGGGTAAACGTCTGGCGCGCCGCGTCCACGCGGGGGTCGCGCAGGGTGGCCGGTGCTGCCGTCGCCAGCGAGCAGACACTCAGCAGCGCGGCAAACAGCTGCCGGTTCATCCGACCCGCCGCCGCCCCTTGCTGCCACCCTGCCGCCGGGGTGGGGCACTGCCGCCCAGATTCGCCTCGATGGGGCCGAAGTCGGTGGGCTGAATCAGGCGCAGCAGCCGCCAGGGCGCGGCCTGCTCCACGTACACGTAAGCCCCGCCGGGCCGCAGAAAGTAGACGGAGGCGGGGTGCCCGTCCACCTCCAGGTCCGCGAGGCGCTGAATCAATGCCTTGCCGCCCGTGAGGTGCGCCTCGGCGCGGTCCTGTCCGCCCAGCGTGCGCAGCCACAGCAGCAGGCTGACCGGGTCGTGGTGGTCTACCGTCAGTGGGGCCTGCGCCTCGTCGCGGCCCTGGCGCAGCGTGACCACGCCGGTCTTGCGGTCGAAGCCGGTTTCGAAGTTCGCCCGGCCATAGCCGTCGCCCTCGGCGTAGTGCAGGCTGGTCAGGGTCTGGGCGTGCATCCGGCTGGTCTGTACCCGGCGCACTTCGGGCAGCACGCCGCCGAACTCGGTCTGCACGCGGGCGGTCAGGGTGCCGCGCTCGCTGTGAATGGCCCAGTCCTGCTGCCCGGCGTAGCGTCCTCCCAGCGTCAGGGTCATGGCGAAGGTTTCGGCACTCGGCAGGCTCATTGCAAGTCGTTCCAGAAGGACGTGCCGGGGCCGTTCCACGCCGCCCCCAGCGCTTCCGCTACCGTTGCACCCACGTCGGCAAAGGTTTCGCGTTCGCCCAAATCCCGCGCACCCAGGCCGGGGCGATAGGCCAGCAGCAGGCCGTATTCGCGGGTGTGGTCGGTGCCGTGCCAGGTCGGGTCGTTGCCGTGGTCGGAGAGAATCAGCAGGGTGCCGCTTTCCGGCAGCGCGGCGAGGATTTCGGGCAGGGCGCGGTCGAACTCGGCCAGGGCGTTGCTGTAGCCCGCCGGGTCGCGGCGGTGTCCAAATTTGGCGTCGGTGTCCACCAGATTGGTGAAAATCAGGCCGTCTACTCCGCGCTTCATGCGCTCCAGCGTCTTGCGGATGCCGTCGGCGTTGTCGTCGGTGTGGATGCTCTCGGTAAAGCCCTGCCCGGCGTAGATGTCGGGAATCTTGCCGATGCCCACCACGTCCTTGCCCGCCTCCTTCAGGGCATCGAGCACGGTGGGCGGCGGCGTGAGCGAGTAATCCTTGCGGTGCTCGTTTGCCCGCTCGAAGGGATGCTGGCCCCGGAAAGGCCGGGCAATCACGCGGGCCACCGCGTACTCGCCCTGCAAAATCTCGCGGGCGGCCTGGCACCAGGCGTAGAGCGTCTCCAGCGGCACCACGTCCTCGTGCGCGGCAATCTGGAACACGCTGTCGGCGCTGGTGTACACGATGGGGAACCCCGTCCTGACGTGTTCTTCCCCAAAATCCCGAATCACGTCGGTGCCGCTGTAGGGCTGGTTGCACAGATGCCCGCGCCCCGTCGCCGCGTCGAATTTGTCCATCACGGCAGGCGGGAAGCCGTCGGGAAACACCTGAAACGGGTGCTGAAGCTGCACGCCCATGAATTCCCAGTGGCCCGTGCTGGTGTCCTTACCGGGGCTGACTTCGCGCATCCGGCCATAGGCGCCTGCCACGTCCACATCGGCGGGAATGGTCTGGGCCGAAGTCTGGACCGTCGGCACGCGGCCCAGGCCCAGGCGGGCGAGGTTGGGGAGCGCCACAGGGGCCTTTTCGAGGGTGTGGTTGAGGGTGTGTGCGCCCCCATCGCCAAATTGCTCGGCGTCGGGCAGCGCCCCCGCCCCCACGGAATCCAGAACGATGACAGTGAAGTGCATGGGGAGAGGATAGCGGGGGGAGGCGGATGGCTGAAGGCGGATGGCAAATGGCAGATGGCCGTGGTCTACCCCTCATACGGATTCCGATTGAATCTGGTCGTTTCAGATTCAATCCGAGCGGATGCGAGTAGGAAAAATACGGATTACGCGATATGGATGCACAGGCGGCGCTTTCCCGACTGTGCAGGAATTAAGCGGAATCCGTATCAGTCAGCTTCGCTGCCAGCTCCCCTCAAAGGGAGCCAGAACATATTTTTGGCCCACCACCCTCGACTCTCCGCCCTCCTCACAGACCCCTAAAAGGCCCGTGCTACGCTGAAAACCGTGACTGCCCCCGCCGCCATGCCTGTTCCTGCGCCCACGCCCGCCCGCCCCGAACTGACGGCGATGGGCCTGAGCAAGACCTATGGCAAGCGGCAGGTCGTGCGGGGGGTGGACTTCCGGGTGTCGCCCGGTGAAATCGTGGCGCTGTTCGGTCCCAACGGCGCAGGCAAGACCACGACCTTTTACATGGTGGTGGGCTTTATTCGCCCTGGCGGGGGCCAGATTGCGCTGGGCAGCCGCGACCTGACCCGGCTGCCCATGCACGAGCGG is from Deinococcus wulumuqiensis R12 and encodes:
- a CDS encoding phosphopentomutase; amino-acid sequence: MHFTVIVLDSVGAGALPDAEQFGDGGAHTLNHTLEKAPVALPNLARLGLGRVPTVQTSAQTIPADVDVAGAYGRMREVSPGKDTSTGHWEFMGVQLQHPFQVFPDGFPPAVMDKFDAATGRGHLCNQPYSGTDVIRDFGEEHVRTGFPIVYTSADSVFQIAAHEDVVPLETLYAWCQAAREILQGEYAVARVIARPFRGQHPFERANEHRKDYSLTPPPTVLDALKEAGKDVVGIGKIPDIYAGQGFTESIHTDDNADGIRKTLERMKRGVDGLIFTNLVDTDAKFGHRRDPAGYSNALAEFDRALPEILAALPESGTLLILSDHGNDPTWHGTDHTREYGLLLAYRPGLGARDLGERETFADVGATVAEALGAAWNGPGTSFWNDLQ